In candidate division KSB1 bacterium, the genomic window ACAGAAAACCTAAAAACTCTTATCTAACGGGGTTAATCCGTGGCTAAAGTTAATTTTTCTTTTGATTGCGGCTTCGTCGCGCTGTGAAAATCAGAGTTCTCTGTGTCCAAACGTTTTAAACGTTTCTACTTTTAAAAAAAACTGTTTTATTATACTTTTGCTTTGTGAAAGGAGGGTTGACTTTGGTTAGTAAGAAAAATGGCTTTTTATTTCCCCTTGCTGCATTTTTAATTGCAAACTATTTTTTAGTTTGCCCACCAACGAGCAAGGCTCAGGAAAACCAAAATTATTCACTCGCCGGGCTCGACACTTTAAGAATCACCCGGGTTGCTGATAGCTTGATGAAAGCAAATAACGTTCCGAGCTACAGTTTGGGCATTGTATCTCAACAGGAACTCATTTACGCAAAAGCTTTTGGTGTGATGAATCGCAAAACCGGAAAGCCCGCCACGTCAAATACGCTTTATCAAATTGGCTCTATCACAAAAGTGTTCACGGCTACCTTAATGGCAGCGCTTAGAGATGATGGTTTGGTGAAAATAGCTGACCCGGTGAGAAAATACTTACCGCCCGGTCAGACATTTCCTGGCGGCAGGGATGATGCTGAACTTACTTTGCGGCATCTCGCAACCCACACTTCCGGCTTGCCGCGGGATTTTGTGAATCGGGTGAATGTTGACCCGCCGGGTGGCCCCGGTGTTGCAAAGGCTTACTCAATTAAAGAACTCTATGAAGGGCTGAATATATCGAAAATAACCGGAACGGTTGGCGCTTATGCCTATTCTAACCTCAACTTCGGGCTGCTCGGCCATGTTCTCGAACGCGCTGCCGGAGTTCCGTATGAACAATTGCTAAAGCAGAGAATTCTCGAACCGTTGCAAATGCTCGACTCTTTTGTGCAGATACCCCCGGAAAAAGAAGAACGGTTCGCGACCGCCTACTGGCCCAACTTTGGCCCGGAAGAGGATCGTGATCCCTGGTTTTTTGGCGAAATTAGCGGGGCGGGCGGCCTTACCTCTTCGGTGCCGGATTTAGCAAAATTTATTTCACTGCAATTCAGAACTGAAGATAATAAACAGAAACCCATTTCGGGGGCGACAGTACGCGAACTCTGGACGCCTCAGCCGGTTGAAGTGAATCGAGGGGCCATCGGTTTCGGTTGGCATATCCGGGAAATCGAAAACACCGGTAAGTGGGTCATTCATGGCGGCGAGGTGGATGGCTTCAGTAGTTTGGTCGCGTTTAAACCGGAACAGGAAATCGGCATTATTGTGCTGACAAACTTTGGCAACAACACGGCGCAAAACATGGCTGTGCCGCTAATGGAAATTGTTTGGGATTGGCTTAAGAAGTCATAACTTTTAGGAGGTTGTTAATGATTGAGCTGACAAGGATAATATTTGTCATATTAATGAGTGGTTCGATTTTTTTACCAGAAAGCGCATTCGCCGGTGACAAAAAAGGCGTTAACTGGCCAGGCTTCCGTGGCCCGAATGCCAGCGGGGTTGCAGAGGACTATCCGACAGCGACCACCTGGAACGTTGAAGAGGATAAAAACATCAAATGGAAAACAGCAATTCCGGGTTTGGGCCATTCTTGTCCGATTATCTGGGAAGACCGCATTTTTGTCACCACCGCAGTTAGCGGCCAGAAAGATCCCTTTTTAAAAGTAGGACTTTACGGCAACATCGACCCGGTTGAGGACAGCACGGTTCACAAGTGGCAGCTGTTTGCTTTAGACAAGAACAGTGGCAAAATACTTTGGGAGAAAACCGGCCTTGAAGCCGTGCCGAGAGTCAAACGGCACCCCAAAGCAAGTCACGCTAACTCAACTCCGGCCACGGACGGCAACTATATCGTGACCTTCTTCGGTTCTGAAGGGTTGTTCTGCTACAACATGAAAGGTGAAGAATTGTGGAAAGTCGATCTTGGCGATCTGGACTCCGGTTATTTCAAAGTGCCGAAAGCGCAGTGGGGGTTTGCAAGTTCGCCAATCATTTACAAAAACAGGGTCATCGTTCAGTGTGACGTTCAGAAAAACTCGTTTATTGCGGCTTTTAATATTAAAAATGGCAAAGAACTCTGGCGCACTTCCAGAAATGAAGTGCCAACCTGGGGCTCGCCAACCGTTTATAGCAAAAACGGCAAAACACAAGTCATCGTGAATGGCTGGAAACACATCGGCAGCTATGACATCGAGACCGGGGAGGAAGTGTGGTGGCTCAGAGGCGGCGGGGATATTCCGGTGCCGACGCCGGTTCTGGGCCATGATTTGGTTTTCATTGCCAACGCTCATGGTAGCATGTCGCCAATTTACGCAATTCGCTTAAATGCCAGGGGCGATATTTCCTTAAAAGACGACACTAGTGCTAACGAGTTTATCGCCTGGAGCCAGCCGCGAAATGGCGCCTACATGCAGACGCCGCTGATTTACGGCGACACTATTTATAGTTGCACAAACAGCGGTGTGTTAAACTGCTACGCTGCGAAAACAGGCGAGCGGCTTTATAAGCAGCGCCTGGGGGGCGGCCGGACGGGATTTACCGCCTCAC contains:
- a CDS encoding beta-lactamase family protein; this encodes MVSKKNGFLFPLAAFLIANYFLVCPPTSKAQENQNYSLAGLDTLRITRVADSLMKANNVPSYSLGIVSQQELIYAKAFGVMNRKTGKPATSNTLYQIGSITKVFTATLMAALRDDGLVKIADPVRKYLPPGQTFPGGRDDAELTLRHLATHTSGLPRDFVNRVNVDPPGGPGVAKAYSIKELYEGLNISKITGTVGAYAYSNLNFGLLGHVLERAAGVPYEQLLKQRILEPLQMLDSFVQIPPEKEERFATAYWPNFGPEEDRDPWFFGEISGAGGLTSSVPDLAKFISLQFRTEDNKQKPISGATVRELWTPQPVEVNRGAIGFGWHIREIENTGKWVIHGGEVDGFSSLVAFKPEQEIGIIVLTNFGNNTAQNMAVPLMEIVWDWLKKS
- a CDS encoding PQQ-binding-like beta-propeller repeat protein; this encodes MIELTRIIFVILMSGSIFLPESAFAGDKKGVNWPGFRGPNASGVAEDYPTATTWNVEEDKNIKWKTAIPGLGHSCPIIWEDRIFVTTAVSGQKDPFLKVGLYGNIDPVEDSTVHKWQLFALDKNSGKILWEKTGLEAVPRVKRHPKASHANSTPATDGNYIVTFFGSEGLFCYNMKGEELWKVDLGDLDSGYFKVPKAQWGFASSPIIYKNRVIVQCDVQKNSFIAAFNIKNGKELWRTSRNEVPTWGSPTVYSKNGKTQVIVNGWKHIGSYDIETGEEVWWLRGGGDIPVPTPVLGHDLVFIANAHGSMSPIYAIRLNARGDISLKDDTSANEFIAWSQPRNGAYMQTPLIYGDTIYSCTNSGVLNCYAAKTGERLYKQRLGGGRTGFTASPVAADGKIYFASEEGDIYVVQAGPEFKLLAENPMAEICMATPAISEGVLFIRTQKHLVAVGE